The following DNA comes from Marinilactibacillus sp. Marseille-P9653.
ACCTCCTTATTTACTGATTATTTTACTATATAGATTAATGCAAGGAAAGGCTTTGTTCTGTTCTTTTCAGTTTATATTGAACAAATATGACTTTTTGTTTTATTTGACGATTCACTTCAAAATCAAGAGACTGGGTCACTCCTTGATAAAGTAAAATAGTTGTCACAGTAAGTCGAATTAGTGAAAATGGTTTTTAAAACTTAACCAATAAAACGTTGATATATCAAGTGTTTTAAGAGGGGCAACGAAGCGTTGCTCCCCCTATTCGTTTCGTTTGTGCATAATCATAATTAGATACAATGATGACGAATGATAATAATTGAAAAAATGATCCAGAAAGGACAGACTATGTATTTAATCTTATCCGGTTTTTTGTTGCTTTTTCTAAAATTTAACTTCACGTTGTTTGACTATAGTTTAATCTATATTTGTACAAATTTTATTGGGTACCTTTTCTTACGCTTGGGTATTGAAAACAGTGAAGAAGCGGATGAATTATACATGAAAGATTCACTTTGGTTTTACCTTACGCTGAACTTGGTTTTATTGTTTTGTCGGATCTTTGGAGTTTCAATTGACAATATCACCTTTAACTATATAGACGCTTATTTATTAGCAGCAACTTTGTTGTTTGTGCATATTTACCTGTTCGTTTACCCGCTTTACCTGTTTTCAAAGTTCATTGCGTATTTAGAACTAGAGTCCAAATGTCTTCAGTCAAAGAAGTTACAAATGATTACAAAGATATGTGTGATGCTTGTTATATTAGCTACGCTCTGTTCTAACTTGATATCAAACTTTGAATATCTATGGATTGTAGTAATTTTACTGCAATTCACTGCATTAGTGTTATTGAAAAAATATACAGTGTCTTTTAATCGTTAATTCAATGAACATATAACTAATCAGCTGATAACAAAAGCAAGAGAAATTAACGGTCACAAAAAATAGCGGTTGTCTCGTTTGAAATAAGTATACTTTATAAAGGTAATCGTACAGAAAAAAGAGTTAAGACAACAACGTTTAAAAACTTGTTGTCTTAACTCTTTTTATATTACTTAAATAAATAAACTAGAGAGGTCGTTTGAAAAATTTGGCTACTAAAGCTAATAAGCCTTTTACACTTAAAAAGCCCAACACAAAGGGTAAAGTGAGAGAGAATATTGTAGGGAGTAGTTTTTTTGATTCTAGGCTAGTCAAGTAATCATTAAACAACAACGCCGATAAATACATATAAGCGAAACTAAAACCAACACCTAACAGAAAAATAATACAGTGTAAAGAAATGAACGAGAACTTGAACGGGTATTTTCAAGTTTTCAAGTTTTTCATCCGGATTATTCATGCTACCTGCAATTTCAGTGTGGCGCGTTCCGTTTTTACTGTTGTTTAAATTATTACCAACGTTCACCCTCGAGTACATGGAACTACTAATATTATTGTCTCGATCATGTTTGTTTTGCCTATCTCGATCACTCATACTGTCCAGCTCCTTTGTCATTATTATACTTTGAAAAGCTCTATTTGTGCTAAAAATTAGGTTCGAAATCCTATCTTTGAGTTTTTAAATCTACTTGTGAAAATAAAATGCTAATTTTAATTTGATTAAAAAACGAACATTTTATTGTTTTTATCGATTAAAGTTCGATTAATGCTTTTTAAAAAAAGGGATTATTGCTAGAATATAGAAGAATGGTTTATAAAAAGTGTAAATATCAATCTGTAGGAGGCGCATCATGTCTGTAGAAGTAGCTGTTATTATGGGAAGTAAATCAGACTGGGAAACCATGAAATATACTTGTGAAATACTGGATGAACTGGAAATAGGATACAGCAAGACCGTCGTGTCCGCCCATCGTACTCCTGATTTAATGTTTGAGTTCGCGGAGTCAGCAAGAAGTAAAGGAATCAAAGTGATTATCGCTGGCGCAGGTGGGGCTGCGCATCTTCCAGGGATGGTTGCGGCTAAGACGACTCTACCAGTAATTGGTGTTCCGGTGCAGTCTCGTACATTGAATGGACTGGATTCTTTGCTTTCTATTGTACAAATGCCAGGAGGTGTTCCTGTAGCAACAGTAGCGATTGGGAAAGCTGGAGCAACCAACGCTGGCTTGCTTGCAGCCCAGATACTAGGAATAACGAATCTTAAAATAGCTGATAGAATAGAATCACGTAGAGAACGGTTAAAACAAACTGTAATAGAAAGTAGTGAAGCGCTTGTCTAATTTGATCAAACCTCATAGTACGATAGGTATTATTGGTGGAGGACAACTAGGGCGTATGATGGCTTTTTCTGCGAAAGAAAGAGGTTATCAAGTAGGCGTTTTAGATCCTACTCCAAATTGCCCGACTGCTCAAGTAGCGGACTGGCATATTGAAGCAGATTACGATGATGCTGAAGCTTTATTAAGTCTGGCAAAACAATGTGACGTACTGACTTATGAATTCGAAAACGTTGATGCTAGTACGATTGAACGCGTTATGGATCAAGTTCATGTACCTCAAGGCACAGATTTATTATTGATTACACAAAATCGATTAAAAGAAAAAGAGTTTTTAAAAAAATCGGGCATTCCAGTTGCATCCTATGCTAGAATTGATTCTATAGAAGATTTAAAGAATCAAAGTGAGACGATAGGCTATCCTTCAGTTCTGAAAACGATCCAGGGAGGATATGATGGCAAAGGTCAGTTTGTACTGAAGAAATCTTCGGATATTGAATCAGCCGCAACTTTGCTTGAACAAGGGACCTGTATTCTTGAGAAGTGGGTATCTTTTCAAATGGAAGTCTCCGTGATGGTAACAAGAAATGAAAGAGGCACGATTGCTGTATTCCCTGTTTCTGAAAATATCCACCAAAATAATATTTTACTAAAAAGTATTGTACCGGCTAGAATATCTAAAGATTTACAGAAAGAAGTTAAGCAGATTGCTGAAACGATTGCGGATCAATTAAATTTGGTAGGCGTACTTGGCATTGAGCTCTTTGTAACAGAGCAGGGAGAACTTTACGCAAACGAACTGGCACCTAGACCGCATAATTCTGGTCATTATTCAATCGAAGCTTGTACAGACTCGCAATTTGATATGCATATAAGAGCAATATGTGGGTACAGCCTTCCGGAAGTTGAGCTATTGAAACCAGCAGTGATGGTTAATATTCTAGGCGAACATCTAGAGCGTGCACATGAGTTGAATGAACAGCAGCCTAGCTGGCATGTCCATGACTATGGGAAATCAGAGGCAAAAGTCGGGCGCAAGATGGGCCATATCACCATACTTACCGATGACGTGAATCAGACTTTAAACGAAGTTGAAGATACTGGAATATGGAAATTCTAAACTTATAGAGTGAAAAATGAGGAGTAATCATATGATCGAACGTTATACGAGACCGGAAATGAAACAACTATGGTCAGAAGAAAATCGCTATAATACTTGGCTTGAGGTAGAAATCTTAGCAGATGAAGCTTGGGCAGAACTTGGTGAAATCCCTAAAGAAGATGTAAAGAAAATCCGCGAGAACGCTTCTTTTGATATTGAACGCATTTTAGAAATTGAAAAAGAAACGAGACATGATGTTGTAGCTTTCACCCGTGCAGTGTCAGAATCCCTTGGTGAAGAGAAAAAATGGGTTCACTACGGTTTGACTAGTACGGATGTCGTTGATACAGCTTACGGATACCAGTTAAAACAAGTCAATGATATCTTACGTAAAGACCTACAGACACTTCTTGAAGTTATTGGAGAAAAAGCGAAAGAGCACAAGCATACTGTAACAATGGGTAGAACGCATGGGGTTCATGCAGAGCCGACAACATTTGGATTGAAGTTGGCGCTTTGGTATTCAGAAATGAAACGTCACATTGAACGCTTTGAACATGCTGCTGAAGGTGTAGAAGCAGGGAAAATTAGTGGAGCCGTTGGAACATTTGCGAATATCCCGACATTCGTCGAAAAATATGTCTGCGAAAAATTAGGAACGCGTCCACAAGAAATCTCAACACAAGTCCTCCCGCGTGACTTGCATGCAGAGTATGTTAGTTCCATCGCTTTGATTGCGACAAGTGTAGAGAAGTTCGCAACTGAAATTAGAGGGCTTCAAAAATCTGAAACAAGAGAAGTAGAAGAAGGTTTTGCTAAAGGACAAAAAGGCTCTTCAGCAATGCCACATAAACGGAACCCGATTGGGTCTGAAAATATGGCCGGTCTTGCGCGTGTTATTCGTGGGCACATGGTCACTGCTTACGAAAATGTCACGCTTTGGCACGAACGAGATATTTCTCATTCTTCAGCGGAACGGATTATTTTACCTGACAGTACAACATTGCTGAATTACATGTTGAACCGTTTCTCAAACATTGTCCGTAATCTAACTGTTTTCCCGGAAAATATGAAACGCAATATGGATGCAACACTAGGCTTAATCTATAGTCAACGTGTACTACTTAAACTGATCGATAAAGGCTTAAGTCGTGAAGCAGCATATGACTTGGTTCAGCCACTAACAGCAATTGCGTGGGATGAGCAGAAAGCGTTCAGAACTTTAGTGGAACAAGATGAAACGGTCATGTCTCATCTATTTGGTGAAGAAGTAGAAGAAGCATTTGATTACAATTACCATTTAAAAAATGTAGATGAAATATTTGAAAGAGTCGGTTTAGGATAATAAGATAAGCCTTTTGTGTGGACAATTTTCTATACAGAGGGCTTTTTACATAAGAAGGATAGATATCGTTTCGAGTTTTTGGACAGTCCAAGTACTATAGTATCCAAGAAATAATTTGTGTAGATTTATAGAGTTGATGAAAAGGAAATCTAACGAGTTTACAATCTAGAATTGTAGAGGAATCAGTCACCTGAGTTGAGTCAGACGAAAACCAATGCTAAACTGGTTTCATTAAGGATAGAGCGGAGAATGATTGATGAAATTGATTATGTTTAGCGTAAGAGAAGATGAAGAGCCAGCTGTAAAGGCTTGGGAAAAGCGTAACGGCGTAGAAGTCACAATGGTAACAGATCCTTTGACGCTCGAAACAGTAGAGCTAGTAGACGGGTATGCAGGTGTTTGCCTGCAGCAGAGGATTGATCTAACAGAAGAAGCAATCTACCAAAAATTAGCATCTTTCGGGATTCAACAAATTGCTTTACGTACTGCGGGCTACGATATTATAGATTTAAACCTAGCAAAAAAATACCACTTAAAGATTACTAATGTTCCAGCGTATTCTCCAACATCAGTAGCGGAACTAGTGGTTATGCAGGCATTGAGACTGATTCGAAATAATCCAATTGTCGAAGATCAGATGAATAAGGGAGACTTTCGTTGGGGCGGAATGATTGCGAAAGAAATCAATACCTTAACTGTCGGGATTATCGGCGCAGGAAAAATTGGCGGGACAGCTGCTCGGTTATTCAATGCATTAGGCGCGGATGTTATAGCTTATGATCCAATTATTAGAGAAGTGCTTAAAGAAATCCTTACTTATGAAAAAGATCAGCAATCTGTTTTAGAAAAATCGGATATTGTTAGCTTGCACGTACCATTAGATGAGTCAACGACTCAGCTAATTGATGCAGAAGCACTGACACAAATGAAATCAGATGCGTATTTGATTAATGCCGCTCGAGGTCCAATAGTCGATATCAAAGCCTTAATAGAAGCTTTGAAAGAGAAAAAGATTGCGGGAGCAGCTTTAGATACCTTGCCGAACGAGCAACACTTCTTTAATTTCGATTTCAAAAATCAATCCTTACCAGATCAAGATCTTGAAACGTTGATGAAAATGAACAATGTATTGATCACACCTCATATTGGGTTTTACACAACAGTTGCTGTTCAAAATATGGTCGATATCTCATTAGGAAGTGCTCTAGATATTTTGCAAACAGAAACAAGCGAGAACGAAGTATACTAATCTGTTCAGAGAGGCTTTAAAAGAAAAGTCTCTCTAGATAAGTTCAAGTAAAAGGTGAAAAATTTGGTGTATAAAGGGAAATATAGAATTCTGAAATAAATTTAAAAAAACGCTTGCAAGAATTTTGAAGCCGTGTTATAGTTACATCAACAATTAAATACAGCAGTCATTCAATAAAATGGATTGTTACCAGACTTAATTGTATGGGCAAAACCTAAATTGATCTGAAAGCTACTCTTTAGCGAATTTTCGCTGTATAGTAGGTTTGGGATGAGTTTAGGTTTTTTTTAATAAATCCTAAATGGAGGTGTCATAAGAGTGAAATGAAAATTGAGAAAGTATTGAACAATAATGTAGTGCTCGCATTTAACGAGTCAAACCAAGAAATGGTCGTAATGGGAAGAGGCATTGCTTTTCAAAAGCATACCGGAGACGAAATCGAGATAGATAAAATCGAGAAAACGTTTATTCCAGAAGGCCAAGACGTCATGGAGCATTTACTCTCATTGTACAGAGATATTGACCCAGATATCCTTGAGATTGCGACAAATGTGATTAAATATGCTCAAGGTATATTACACGCTAGACTCAGCAATCATATTTATCTAACCTTACCAGATCACTTGAGCTATGCGATTAGCAGAGCAAAAGATGGACTAGACATTAAAAATCCATTGACCTGGGAAATCAAGCGATTTTACAAAGTGGAACACGAAATCGGGCTGAAAGCTTTAGAACTTGTTGAAAAAAACCTATCGATCCAGTTACCAGAGTCAGAAGCGGCAGCAGTTGCATTGCACATTGTAAATGCAAGACAAGATGAACAAGATTTACAAGTAACCATTCGAATGACAGAGATGGTCCAAGATATATTGAATATTGTTAGCTATTATTATGGGAAAACATTCAACGAAGAATCTTTTCAATATACTCGGTTCATTACTCATCTTCTGTATTTTGCAAGACGGTTACTGCAACAGGAAAGAAAAGAATCAGGGGACACCTTTTTATACGATCAGGTGAAAAGTAAATACGAAAAAGCCTTCAACTGTACGGAGCGGATAAATGAATATCTGCTGAAGACACAAGGAGCGGCGTTGACTACAGATGAGCAGTTATATCTAGCGATTCATATTCAACGTGTCACAACTGAAGATTAATCTATCACAGATGGATTGTTACTGATTCGGGAGACCGAATGCAGGCAAAACCTAAGTTGATAGTCAGACATACATTCTCCTTAAGGGGAAATTGTATTCTCGACTATTAAGTTAGGTTTTTTTATTACTCAAATTCAAAAAATAAGAAAACAAGAAAGAAGGAAAATGTAATGGCTTACGAAGAATTAGCAAAAGAAATCCTAGACAACGTCGGGGGCAAAGAAAACGTCAATAGCTTAACGCATTGTATTACAAGACTACGTTTTAAATTGAAAGACGAAGGTAAAGCAAACACAGATCATATTAAAAATATGGATGGTGTTGTAACAGTTATGAAGAGTGGTGGACAATACCAAGTTGTTATTGGTAACCACGTACCAGATGTTTATGCACAAGTTGTACAAGAGGGTAACTTAGGAAACGCTTCGGACACAGATGAAGATACAGGACCTAAAGGTAATCCATTAGATCAATTTATCGATTTAGTATCAGGTATTTTCCAACCCGTACTGGGTGTACTAGCAGCTACAGGGATGATCAAAGGATTCAATGCATTATTCCTAGCAATTGGTGTATTAGAAGAAACTTCTGGAACATACCAGATTTTAAACGCGATTGGCGATGCATTATTTTATTTCTTCCCGATTTTCCTAGCGTATACAGCGTCTAAGAAATTCAAAGTAGCACCGTTCATTGCTATGGCAATAGGTGGAGCGTTAGTTTATCCAAGTATCGCAGGAATTACTGGTGGCGAAATCATGTATACATTATTTGCTGGTACATTATTCGAATCTCCAGTGTATCTAGACTTCTTGAAAATTCCAGTTATTCTTCCACAAGGTGGATATGGTTCTACCGTTATTCCAATTATTTTAGCTGTATTCTTTGCTTCTAAAATTGAGAAATTGATGAAAAAAATTGTTCCAGATGTAGTTAAACTGTTCGTCGTACCGTTCCTTACATTGCTTATTGTTGTACCTGTAACCTTTATCGTTATTGGACCTGTTGCGAATATCGCTGCAAATATGATTGGCGCAGGAACGTTAGCAGTTTACAACTTTAGCCCAATTATCGCGGGTCTATTGATTGGTGGATTCTGGCAAATCCTTGTGATCTTCGGATTACACTGGGGACTTGTTCCAGTTGCAATTAACAACTTGTCAGTTTACGGATTTGATCCAATCTTAGCCCTATCATTTATCGCTTCGTTTGCACAAACAGGCGCAATCATTGGTGTATTCTTAAGAACGAAAGAAACAAAAGTTAAAACATTGGCAGTGCCAGCAATCATCTCAGGATTCTTTGGTGTAACAGAGCCAGCAATATATGGTATCTCTTTACCACTTAGAAAACCATTCATCATCAGTTGTATTGGTGGAGCACTAGGTGGAGCGGCATTAGCTCTTTTCGAAACTAGAAGTTATATTATCGGTGGACTAGGCGTATTTGGGTATACAAACTTCTTAGATCCAGCACAATCAGGTGTTCAAAACTTATTCATCATTATCGGAATTTCTGCAGCTGGTCTTGTATTCGGAGCTGTTGTAACGTATCTAGTTGGATTCGGCACATTATTTGGTGATGCTGAAGTGGCAACTGATCAAGGAATTGAAACAAAATCTGCATCAACAACTGAAGGCGCAATTGTACAAGCTAATGGTGAGTCATATGTAGAAAAAGAAGTGATCGAAAGTCCTCTAACAGGAACCGTATTACCACTAAGTGAAGTCAAAGACGAAGCATTCTCTTCAGGCGCAATGGGTAAAGGACTAGCGATTGAACCAATAGAAGGCAAAGTGGTTTCACCAGTAAAAGGTGAAGTTACAGCATTATTCCCTACAGGTCACGCAATTGGAATCACAAGTGACGAAGGGGTAGAATTACTGATTCACATCGGTATGGATACTGTTCAACTAGACGGCGAAGGCTTTACTGCTCACGTTAAAGCTGGAGATCGTGTCGAAGTTGGTCAAACATTGATTGAATTTGATATCGATTTAATCAAAAAAGCTGGTTACCCAGTAACAACTCCAGTATTAATTACAAACGCAGATCACTATCTAGATCTTTTAACAACAGATAAAACAGGTGTAGCAACGAATGACTATCTTATGACAGTCGTTATATAAAAAAGTAACAAGAATTGTAAAAATGCAGGTAGCGAACAAACGCTACCTGCATCATAATTGAAAGGTGGAGTTATTTTGTCAGTCAAAGGATTTAAGAAAGACTTTTTATGGGGTGGCGCAACAGCTGCTAATCAGTACGAAGGTGCTTATAATGAAGGCGGAAAAGGATTATCAACCGCTGATATGGTTAAATTTG
Coding sequences within:
- the purE gene encoding 5-(carboxyamino)imidazole ribonucleotide mutase — translated: MSVEVAVIMGSKSDWETMKYTCEILDELEIGYSKTVVSAHRTPDLMFEFAESARSKGIKVIIAGAGGAAHLPGMVAAKTTLPVIGVPVQSRTLNGLDSLLSIVQMPGGVPVATVAIGKAGATNAGLLAAQILGITNLKIADRIESRRERLKQTVIESSEALV
- the purK gene encoding 5-(carboxyamino)imidazole ribonucleotide synthase, whose protein sequence is MSNLIKPHSTIGIIGGGQLGRMMAFSAKERGYQVGVLDPTPNCPTAQVADWHIEADYDDAEALLSLAKQCDVLTYEFENVDASTIERVMDQVHVPQGTDLLLITQNRLKEKEFLKKSGIPVASYARIDSIEDLKNQSETIGYPSVLKTIQGGYDGKGQFVLKKSSDIESAATLLEQGTCILEKWVSFQMEVSVMVTRNERGTIAVFPVSENIHQNNILLKSIVPARISKDLQKEVKQIAETIADQLNLVGVLGIELFVTEQGELYANELAPRPHNSGHYSIEACTDSQFDMHIRAICGYSLPEVELLKPAVMVNILGEHLERAHELNEQQPSWHVHDYGKSEAKVGRKMGHITILTDDVNQTLNEVEDTGIWKF
- the purB gene encoding adenylosuccinate lyase — protein: MIERYTRPEMKQLWSEENRYNTWLEVEILADEAWAELGEIPKEDVKKIRENASFDIERILEIEKETRHDVVAFTRAVSESLGEEKKWVHYGLTSTDVVDTAYGYQLKQVNDILRKDLQTLLEVIGEKAKEHKHTVTMGRTHGVHAEPTTFGLKLALWYSEMKRHIERFEHAAEGVEAGKISGAVGTFANIPTFVEKYVCEKLGTRPQEISTQVLPRDLHAEYVSSIALIATSVEKFATEIRGLQKSETREVEEGFAKGQKGSSAMPHKRNPIGSENMAGLARVIRGHMVTAYENVTLWHERDISHSSAERIILPDSTTLLNYMLNRFSNIVRNLTVFPENMKRNMDATLGLIYSQRVLLKLIDKGLSREAAYDLVQPLTAIAWDEQKAFRTLVEQDETVMSHLFGEEVEEAFDYNYHLKNVDEIFERVGLG
- a CDS encoding D-2-hydroxyacid dehydrogenase, which codes for MMKLIMFSVREDEEPAVKAWEKRNGVEVTMVTDPLTLETVELVDGYAGVCLQQRIDLTEEAIYQKLASFGIQQIALRTAGYDIIDLNLAKKYHLKITNVPAYSPTSVAELVVMQALRLIRNNPIVEDQMNKGDFRWGGMIAKEINTLTVGIIGAGKIGGTAARLFNALGADVIAYDPIIREVLKEILTYEKDQQSVLEKSDIVSLHVPLDESTTQLIDAEALTQMKSDAYLINAARGPIVDIKALIEALKEKKIAGAALDTLPNEQHFFNFDFKNQSLPDQDLETLMKMNNVLITPHIGFYTTVAVQNMVDISLGSALDILQTETSENEVY
- the licT gene encoding BglG family transcription antiterminator LicT; the encoded protein is MKIEKVLNNNVVLAFNESNQEMVVMGRGIAFQKHTGDEIEIDKIEKTFIPEGQDVMEHLLSLYRDIDPDILEIATNVIKYAQGILHARLSNHIYLTLPDHLSYAISRAKDGLDIKNPLTWEIKRFYKVEHEIGLKALELVEKNLSIQLPESEAAAVALHIVNARQDEQDLQVTIRMTEMVQDILNIVSYYYGKTFNEESFQYTRFITHLLYFARRLLQQERKESGDTFLYDQVKSKYEKAFNCTERINEYLLKTQGAALTTDEQLYLAIHIQRVTTED
- a CDS encoding beta-glucoside-specific PTS transporter subunit IIABC, which codes for MAYEELAKEILDNVGGKENVNSLTHCITRLRFKLKDEGKANTDHIKNMDGVVTVMKSGGQYQVVIGNHVPDVYAQVVQEGNLGNASDTDEDTGPKGNPLDQFIDLVSGIFQPVLGVLAATGMIKGFNALFLAIGVLEETSGTYQILNAIGDALFYFFPIFLAYTASKKFKVAPFIAMAIGGALVYPSIAGITGGEIMYTLFAGTLFESPVYLDFLKIPVILPQGGYGSTVIPIILAVFFASKIEKLMKKIVPDVVKLFVVPFLTLLIVVPVTFIVIGPVANIAANMIGAGTLAVYNFSPIIAGLLIGGFWQILVIFGLHWGLVPVAINNLSVYGFDPILALSFIASFAQTGAIIGVFLRTKETKVKTLAVPAIISGFFGVTEPAIYGISLPLRKPFIISCIGGALGGAALALFETRSYIIGGLGVFGYTNFLDPAQSGVQNLFIIIGISAAGLVFGAVVTYLVGFGTLFGDAEVATDQGIETKSASTTEGAIVQANGESYVEKEVIESPLTGTVLPLSEVKDEAFSSGAMGKGLAIEPIEGKVVSPVKGEVTALFPTGHAIGITSDEGVELLIHIGMDTVQLDGEGFTAHVKAGDRVEVGQTLIEFDIDLIKKAGYPVTTPVLITNADHYLDLLTTDKTGVATNDYLMTVVI